A region from the Lysobacter antibioticus genome encodes:
- a CDS encoding PQQ-dependent sugar dehydrogenase has protein sequence MASALRVVASILSVLILTACGETATLQVADGTGQRPTLPAPNKTMLPTVNIAPAVGWPSGGKPVPAPGLAVTAFADGLDHPRWLHVLPNGDVLVAESNAPASDKKASGIKAWIAGRMMKRAGAAVPSADRISLLRDADGDGVAEFRSVFLQGLHSPFGMALVGNDFYVANADAVLRFPYREGETTIAQAGTKVTDLPAGINHHWTKNLIASADGRKLYITVGSNSNVGENGMAMEEGRAAIWELDRASGKKRLFATGLRNPNGLAWEPTTGALWTAVNERDEIGSDLVPDYITSVRDGGFYGWPYSYYGQHVDVRVKPQKPELVAKALVPDYALGPHTASLGIAFSQGTSLPAQFADGLFVGQHGSWNRKPKSGYKVIYVAFENGQPDGQPVDVLTGFLDAAENAQGRPVDVRLDKHGALLVTDDVGNIVWRVTAAK, from the coding sequence ATGGCCTCAGCATTGAGAGTTGTCGCTTCGATACTGTCGGTATTGATCCTGACCGCCTGCGGCGAGACCGCGACCCTGCAGGTGGCCGACGGCACCGGCCAGCGCCCGACCTTGCCGGCACCGAACAAGACCATGCTGCCGACCGTCAACATCGCGCCCGCGGTGGGCTGGCCGTCCGGCGGTAAGCCGGTCCCGGCGCCGGGCCTGGCAGTGACGGCGTTCGCCGACGGCCTCGATCACCCGCGCTGGCTGCATGTGCTGCCGAACGGCGATGTGCTGGTGGCCGAAAGCAATGCGCCGGCATCGGACAAGAAGGCTTCGGGCATCAAGGCCTGGATCGCGGGGCGGATGATGAAGCGCGCCGGCGCGGCGGTGCCCAGTGCCGACCGCATCAGCCTGCTGCGCGATGCCGACGGCGACGGCGTCGCCGAGTTCCGCAGCGTGTTCCTGCAAGGCCTGCATTCGCCGTTCGGCATGGCCCTGGTCGGCAACGATTTTTACGTCGCCAACGCCGATGCGGTGCTGCGCTTCCCGTACCGCGAAGGCGAGACCACGATCGCCCAGGCGGGGACCAAGGTCACTGACCTGCCGGCCGGCATCAATCACCACTGGACCAAGAACCTGATCGCCAGCGCCGACGGCCGCAAGCTCTACATCACCGTCGGCTCCAACAGCAACGTCGGCGAGAACGGCATGGCCATGGAGGAGGGCCGCGCCGCGATCTGGGAACTCGACCGCGCCAGCGGCAAGAAACGTTTGTTCGCGACCGGCCTGCGCAATCCCAACGGCCTGGCCTGGGAGCCCACGACGGGCGCGTTGTGGACGGCGGTCAACGAACGCGACGAGATCGGCAGCGACCTGGTCCCCGACTACATCACCTCGGTGCGCGACGGCGGTTTCTACGGCTGGCCCTACAGCTATTACGGCCAGCACGTCGATGTGCGGGTGAAGCCGCAGAAACCTGAACTGGTCGCCAAGGCGTTGGTGCCGGATTACGCGCTCGGGCCGCATACGGCCTCGCTCGGCATCGCTTTCTCGCAAGGCACCAGCCTGCCGGCGCAGTTCGCCGACGGCCTGTTCGTCGGCCAGCACGGCTCCTGGAACCGCAAGCCCAAGAGCGGCTACAAGGTGATCTACGTGGCTTTCGAGAACGGCCAGCCGGACGGTCAGCCGGTCGATGTATTGACCGGCTTCCTCGATGCTGCGGAGAACGCCCAAGGCCGGCCGGTCGACGTGCGCCTGGACAAGCACGGCGCCTTGTTGGTCACCGACGACGTGGGCAACATCGTCTGGCGCGTCACCGCCGCTAAATAA
- a CDS encoding cold shock domain-containing protein, translating to MRTHGTLIKWNDERGFGFIAPAQGGDELFVHISAFNRRGVRPALNELVSFEIHTKSDGTRQAVRVMRAGEGSRAASARRRDSNAPARSGIGIAALAIAAMVAVGGYVYSRSSPPRLDGTGFARPAASASSAAQARPSVAAPAPDSASSSGSASVRSSTQSSQGFVCDGRQHCSQMSSCAEAEYFLRHCPDTRMDGDSDGEPCEQQCPR from the coding sequence ATGCGAACTCACGGCACCTTGATCAAATGGAACGATGAGCGGGGGTTCGGATTCATCGCCCCGGCCCAGGGTGGCGACGAGCTGTTCGTGCATATCTCAGCGTTCAACCGCCGCGGCGTCAGGCCGGCCCTCAACGAACTGGTGTCCTTCGAGATTCATACGAAGAGCGATGGCACGCGCCAGGCCGTCCGGGTCATGAGGGCAGGCGAAGGCAGCCGAGCGGCATCGGCGCGACGTCGCGATTCGAACGCTCCCGCACGAAGCGGGATCGGCATCGCGGCCCTGGCGATCGCGGCCATGGTCGCAGTCGGCGGGTACGTCTACAGCCGCTCATCGCCGCCGCGTCTGGATGGGACCGGGTTCGCACGCCCGGCGGCATCGGCTTCGTCAGCCGCGCAGGCACGGCCATCGGTGGCGGCGCCTGCGCCGGACTCGGCATCCTCGTCCGGGTCGGCGTCGGTACGGTCGTCGACGCAGTCGTCGCAGGGTTTCGTTTGCGATGGCCGTCAGCATTGTTCGCAGATGAGCTCGTGCGCCGAGGCCGAGTATTTTCTTCGGCATTGTCCCGATACGAGAATGGACGGTGACAGCGACGGAGAACCTTGCGAGCAACAGTGTCCGCGTTAG
- a CDS encoding TIGR03862 family flavoprotein has protein sequence MSVNASTLPGLVVIGGGPAGLMAAQTARAMGVEVDLFDAMGSVGRKFLIAGKGGLNLTHGEPRPAFDRRYGARSEAVGRWLDQFDGEALREWARGFGVETYVGTSGRVFPMDRKAAPLLRGWVRRLREDGVRFHVHHRWTGWSEDGALRFATPDGESQVHAAATVLALGGGSWPELGSDGAWAPWLSERGIDVAPLQPSNCGFDIGWSPHFASRHAGAPLKPVIAHWHDEAGEHGLQGECVITATGIEGSLIYALSAGLRDRIAAHGEAVLRLDLAPGRELDRLQRDFAQPRRGRSVGEHLRRQTGLDGVKAALVFEVLGKDGLNDPTVVAQTIKRLPLRLLRARPIAEVISSAGGVRLEALDSQLRLLTPAEGDSTLEASKPAIFCAGEMLDWEAPTGGYLLTACFASGLIAGRAAAAHLLAAAGD, from the coding sequence ATGTCCGTCAACGCAAGCACCCTGCCCGGCCTGGTCGTGATCGGCGGCGGCCCCGCCGGCCTGATGGCCGCGCAGACCGCGCGCGCGATGGGCGTCGAGGTGGACCTGTTCGACGCCATGGGCTCGGTCGGGCGCAAGTTCCTGATCGCCGGCAAGGGCGGGCTCAACCTCACCCACGGCGAACCGCGGCCGGCCTTCGATCGCCGCTACGGCGCGCGCAGCGAGGCGGTCGGCCGCTGGCTCGACCAATTCGATGGCGAGGCCTTGCGCGAATGGGCGCGCGGTTTCGGCGTGGAGACCTATGTCGGCACCTCCGGGCGGGTATTCCCGATGGACCGCAAGGCCGCGCCGCTGCTGCGCGGCTGGGTGCGCAGATTGCGCGAGGACGGCGTGCGCTTCCACGTCCATCACCGCTGGACCGGCTGGAGCGAGGACGGCGCCCTGCGTTTCGCCACGCCCGATGGCGAGTCGCAAGTGCACGCCGCGGCGACGGTGCTGGCACTCGGCGGCGGCAGTTGGCCCGAACTCGGTTCCGACGGTGCCTGGGCGCCGTGGTTGAGCGAACGCGGCATCGACGTCGCCCCGCTGCAACCCTCGAATTGCGGCTTCGACATCGGCTGGAGCCCACATTTCGCCAGCCGCCATGCCGGCGCACCGCTCAAGCCGGTGATCGCGCATTGGCACGACGAAGCCGGCGAACACGGCTTGCAGGGGGAATGCGTGATCACCGCGACCGGCATCGAGGGCAGCCTGATCTATGCGCTGTCGGCGGGCTTGCGCGATCGCATCGCCGCGCACGGCGAAGCGGTGTTGCGCCTGGACCTGGCGCCGGGCCGCGAGCTCGATCGTCTGCAGCGCGATTTCGCCCAGCCGCGCCGCGGCCGCAGCGTCGGCGAACATCTGCGGCGCCAGACCGGCCTCGATGGGGTCAAGGCCGCGCTGGTGTTCGAGGTATTGGGCAAGGATGGCCTCAACGACCCAACCGTCGTCGCGCAGACGATCAAGCGCCTGCCGCTGCGCCTGTTGCGCGCGCGCCCGATCGCCGAAGTGATCAGCAGCGCCGGCGGCGTGCGCCTGGAAGCGTTGGATTCGCAACTGCGTCTGCTTACGCCGGCCGAGGGCGATTCCACCCTGGAAGCATCGAAACCGGCGATCTTCTGCGCCGGCGAAATGCTCGACTGGGAAGCCCCGACCGGCGGCTATCTGCTGACCGCCTGTTTCGCCAGCGGACTGATCGCCGGCCGCGCCGCGGCCGCGCATCTGCTGGCGGCTGCGGGCGACTGA
- the pbpC gene encoding penicillin-binding protein 1C, which produces MRRQWLLLLLSLTAVAVALVAVRYSPRPSLSESVPLSTVVRDREGRLLRLTLASDQRYRLWVPLSEISPSLVEAVMLQEDAWFRWHAGVNPVSLVRGAWSTYASGEARIGGSTLTMQLARLRWRLQTRDVRGKLVQIARAVQLELCYSKDEILEAYLNLAPYGGNIEGVGAASLIYYRKPSDRLTLPEALALAVLPQAPSRRGRLTARDDDAFYIGSGLEAARARLYARWRERHPEDAAEDALLKLPLRLHSARELPFRAPHLVDRVLAERAWHPHDGPELKTTLDTRLQRLLEERVRNHLQRERSRGLRNASAILIDTRDMGVRALVGSADYFDAGIQGQVNGADAKRSPGSTLKPFIYALALDQGVLHPASVLRDVPSAFGPYTPENFDGRFMGPVTATEALVRSRNIPAVGVAAQLKQPSFYDFLRRAGVRDLASQNHYGLALVLGGGEVTMEELARMYAMLGNDGRLRALRWRDGDPQEEGARLLSAEAAFVTRDMLRQNPRPDAGSQSASRPLPVAWKTGTSWAFRDAWSAGLVGPYVLVVWLGNFDGSSNPALVGVEAAAPLFFDIVDGLQAARVDLAEPVRQWPLNLKRVEICRASGDLPNAWCPQRGMTWFIPGKSPIRISTVHRAIAIDTASGRPACGPFDPRSMRNEVFEFWPSDLARVFVQAGIPRRRPPPGHDCAGSQDWLGSPPSITSPYRATRYTMRLSHPEQVALNLAATVDADVSRLYWFVGSTFLGSAEPGTALAWTPDRTGHFRLSVVDDHGRSDEREIEVAVVQ; this is translated from the coding sequence ATGCGACGGCAGTGGTTGCTCCTGCTGCTGAGTCTCACTGCCGTCGCTGTGGCGCTGGTCGCGGTGCGCTATTCGCCGCGACCATCGCTGTCGGAATCGGTGCCGCTGTCGACCGTGGTCCGCGACCGCGAGGGCCGGCTGCTGCGGCTGACCCTCGCCAGCGACCAGCGTTACCGGCTGTGGGTGCCGTTGTCGGAGATCTCGCCGTCGCTGGTCGAGGCGGTGATGCTGCAGGAAGACGCCTGGTTCCGCTGGCATGCCGGCGTGAACCCGGTCAGCCTGGTGCGCGGGGCCTGGTCGACCTACGCCAGCGGCGAGGCGCGCATCGGCGGCTCGACCCTGACCATGCAGCTCGCGCGCCTGCGCTGGCGCCTGCAGACCCGCGACGTGCGCGGCAAGCTGGTGCAGATCGCGCGCGCCGTGCAATTGGAGCTGTGTTACTCGAAAGACGAGATCCTCGAGGCCTATCTCAACCTCGCCCCGTACGGCGGCAACATCGAAGGCGTCGGCGCGGCGAGTCTGATCTATTACCGCAAGCCCTCCGATCGCCTGACCCTGCCCGAAGCGCTGGCCCTGGCGGTGTTGCCGCAGGCGCCGTCGCGGCGCGGCCGCCTGACCGCGCGCGACGACGACGCCTTCTACATCGGCAGCGGCCTGGAAGCGGCGCGCGCACGCCTGTACGCGCGTTGGCGCGAGCGCCACCCGGAGGACGCCGCCGAAGACGCGCTGCTGAAACTGCCGCTGCGCCTGCACAGCGCGCGCGAGCTGCCGTTCCGCGCCCCGCACCTGGTCGACCGCGTGCTCGCCGAGCGCGCCTGGCACCCGCACGACGGCCCCGAACTCAAGACCACGCTCGACACCCGCCTGCAACGCCTGCTCGAAGAACGCGTGCGCAACCATCTGCAACGCGAACGCAGCCGCGGCTTGCGCAACGCCAGCGCGATCCTGATCGACACACGCGACATGGGCGTGCGCGCCCTGGTCGGCTCGGCGGATTATTTCGACGCCGGCATCCAGGGCCAGGTCAACGGCGCCGACGCCAAGCGCTCGCCCGGTTCGACTCTCAAGCCCTTCATCTACGCCCTCGCCCTCGACCAGGGCGTGCTGCATCCGGCCAGCGTGCTGCGCGACGTGCCGAGCGCGTTCGGCCCGTACACACCGGAGAATTTCGACGGCCGTTTCATGGGCCCGGTGACCGCGACCGAAGCGCTGGTGCGCAGCCGCAACATCCCCGCGGTCGGCGTCGCCGCCCAGCTCAAGCAGCCGAGCTTCTACGATTTCCTGCGCCGCGCCGGCGTGCGCGACCTCGCCAGCCAGAATCATTACGGCCTCGCCCTGGTGCTCGGCGGCGGCGAAGTCACGATGGAAGAACTCGCGCGCATGTACGCGATGCTCGGCAACGACGGTCGCCTGCGCGCGCTGCGCTGGCGCGACGGCGATCCGCAGGAGGAAGGCGCGCGCTTGCTCAGCGCCGAAGCCGCCTTCGTCACCCGCGACATGCTGCGCCAGAATCCGCGCCCCGACGCAGGCTCGCAATCGGCCTCGCGGCCCTTGCCGGTGGCGTGGAAGACCGGCACCTCGTGGGCGTTCCGCGACGCCTGGAGTGCCGGCCTGGTCGGCCCCTACGTGCTGGTGGTCTGGCTCGGCAATTTCGACGGCTCCAGCAACCCGGCCCTGGTCGGCGTCGAAGCCGCGGCGCCGCTGTTCTTCGACATCGTCGACGGCCTGCAGGCGGCACGGGTCGATCTCGCCGAGCCGGTGCGGCAGTGGCCCCTGAACCTCAAGCGCGTGGAAATCTGCCGCGCCAGCGGCGACCTGCCCAATGCCTGGTGCCCGCAACGCGGCATGACCTGGTTCATCCCCGGCAAATCGCCGATCCGGATCAGCACCGTGCACCGTGCGATCGCCATCGACACTGCCAGCGGTCGCCCGGCCTGTGGCCCCTTCGATCCGCGCAGCATGCGCAACGAGGTGTTCGAGTTCTGGCCGTCCGACCTCGCACGGGTGTTCGTGCAGGCCGGCATTCCGCGCCGGCGCCCGCCGCCGGGCCACGATTGCGCCGGTTCGCAGGATTGGCTGGGTTCGCCGCCGAGCATCACCTCGCCGTATCGCGCCACCCGCTACACGATGCGGCTGTCGCATCCCGAGCAGGTCGCGTTGAACCTGGCCGCGACCGTCGATGCCGATGTCTCGCGCCTGTACTGGTTCGTCGGCAGCACCTTCCTCGGCAGCGCCGAACCCGGCACCGCCCTGGCCTGGACCCCGGACCGCACCGGACACTTCCGCTTGTCGGTGGTCGACGACCACGGCCGCAGCGACGAACGCGAGATCGAAGTCGCGGTGGTGCAGTAA